From one Sulfurimonas sp. HSL-3221 genomic stretch:
- the ccoN gene encoding cytochrome-c oxidase, cbb3-type subunit I has protein sequence MENRPLEYDYTIAKLWMFMTIVLGIVGMLIGVILAWELAFPSVNLIAGEGLAEFTNFSRLRPLHTDAVIFGFTVSGIMATWFYVGQRVLKVSMAESKFLMVTAKLQFALYLLAVVAIVGSLLLGITTSKEYAEFEWPIDILIVVIWVLFGIQIFGLIGIRREKSLYISVWYYIATFLGIAMLYLFNNMEVPTALLSGAGAWYHSVSMYAGTNDALVQWWYGHNAVAFGFTVPIVAMIYYFLPKESGQAVYSYKLSLLAFWGLMFVYLWAGGHHLLFSTVPDWMQTMGSVFSVVLILPSWGSAINMLLTMKGEWNQVATNPLIKFMVLASTFYMFSTLEGPIQAIKSVNALAHFTDWIVGHVHDGVLGWVSFMIIAALLHMAPRVYKREIYSKSLMNTQFWIQTLGVVLYFTSMWIAGITQGMMWRAHDEFGNLAYSFIDTVTVLHPYYTIRAVGGTLYFLGMFMWAWNMYKTATAGRRVEESELQSASPMAA, from the coding sequence ATGGAAAATCGTCCATTGGAGTACGACTATACAATTGCCAAATTGTGGATGTTTATGACAATTGTATTGGGTATTGTCGGAATGCTGATCGGTGTCATCTTGGCATGGGAACTGGCATTTCCGAGTGTGAACCTGATTGCCGGGGAAGGGCTCGCTGAGTTTACGAACTTCAGCCGTCTGCGCCCGCTGCATACAGATGCAGTCATTTTCGGGTTTACGGTTAGCGGTATCATGGCGACGTGGTTCTACGTTGGCCAGCGTGTACTGAAGGTGTCTATGGCGGAATCGAAGTTCTTGATGGTAACAGCAAAACTTCAGTTCGCCCTCTATCTTCTCGCGGTCGTTGCGATCGTTGGTTCACTGCTTTTGGGGATCACGACGTCAAAGGAGTATGCAGAGTTTGAATGGCCGATCGATATTCTGATCGTTGTTATCTGGGTCCTGTTCGGTATTCAGATCTTCGGTCTCATCGGTATCCGCCGTGAGAAATCACTGTATATCTCTGTCTGGTACTACATCGCAACTTTCCTCGGTATCGCTATGCTTTACCTCTTCAACAATATGGAAGTTCCGACGGCGCTGCTCTCCGGTGCGGGTGCATGGTACCACTCTGTTTCCATGTATGCGGGTACGAATGACGCGCTTGTTCAGTGGTGGTACGGTCACAACGCCGTTGCCTTCGGGTTCACGGTTCCTATCGTTGCAATGATCTACTACTTCCTCCCGAAAGAGTCCGGTCAGGCGGTTTATTCCTATAAGCTCTCCCTGCTCGCATTCTGGGGTCTGATGTTCGTTTACCTCTGGGCCGGCGGTCACCACCTGCTCTTCTCTACGGTACCTGACTGGATGCAGACAATGGGTTCTGTCTTCTCTGTCGTCCTGATTCTGCCGTCTTGGGGTTCTGCGATCAACATGCTGCTTACGATGAAAGGTGAGTGGAACCAGGTTGCGACCAACCCGCTGATTAAGTTCATGGTTCTTGCGTCTACGTTCTACATGTTCTCTACGCTCGAAGGTCCGATCCAGGCGATCAAATCTGTTAACGCACTGGCGCACTTTACTGACTGGATCGTCGGTCACGTACACGACGGTGTTCTCGGTTGGGTCTCCTTCATGATCATTGCAGCACTCCTGCACATGGCACCGCGTGTTTACAAACGCGAGATCTACTCCAAGTCTCTGATGAACACGCAGTTCTGGATCCAGACACTGGGTGTTGTCCTGTACTTCACTTCCATGTGGATTGCGGGTATTACGCAGGGTATGATGTGGCGTGCACACGATGAGTTCGGTAACCTCGCTTACTCTTTCATCGATACCGTTACAGTCCTGCACCCGTACTACACGATCCGTGCTGTTGGTGGTACACTCTACTTCCTCGGTATGTTCATGTGGGCATGGAATATGTACAAAACTGCGACTGCCGGCCGCCGTGTTGAAGAGAGCGAACTGCAAAGCGCTTCGCCGATGGCAGCGTAA
- the ccoO gene encoding cytochrome-c oxidase, cbb3-type subunit II, with amino-acid sequence MFHWLEKHPFFFAVAVFVTIAFAGLIENLPNFAEASQPTIGTKPYSTLELAGRHVYIKNSCNACHSQLIRPFKSETDRYGHYSLSGEYAYDRPFLWGSKRTGPDLMRVGNYRTTDWHENHMKDPAAIVPGSIMPAYRWMFKNLADIDTAYAEQVTVNKVFNVPYNKPIPMTDGGTATVKLAGSLDGAKADALAEAKLIAADMKDQDVKDMVANGQVPEIVALIAYLNSLK; translated from the coding sequence ATGTTTCACTGGTTAGAAAAGCATCCGTTCTTTTTCGCGGTAGCCGTTTTTGTCACAATTGCGTTTGCGGGTCTCATTGAGAACCTGCCGAACTTTGCGGAGGCTTCCCAGCCGACGATCGGTACGAAACCGTACTCGACGTTGGAACTGGCAGGCCGCCATGTTTATATCAAGAACAGCTGTAATGCATGTCACTCTCAGCTGATTCGTCCGTTCAAATCCGAGACTGACCGCTACGGTCACTACTCCCTCAGCGGTGAGTATGCGTATGACCGTCCGTTCCTCTGGGGTTCCAAACGTACCGGTCCGGACCTGATGCGTGTCGGTAACTACCGTACGACAGACTGGCACGAAAACCATATGAAAGATCCTGCAGCGATCGTTCCGGGTTCCATCATGCCGGCGTACCGCTGGATGTTCAAAAACCTGGCGGATATCGACACCGCTTATGCGGAGCAGGTCACGGTCAACAAGGTGTTCAACGTACCTTATAACAAGCCGATCCCGATGACAGACGGCGGTACGGCAACGGTCAAACTGGCCGGTTCACTTGACGGTGCGAAAGCCGATGCGCTTGCCGAAGCTAAGCTGATTGCAGCAGACATGAAAGATCAGGATGTCAAAGATATGGTCGCCAACGGCCAGGTTCCTGAAATTGTTGCTCTGATTGCATATCTGAACAGCCTGAAGTAA
- a CDS encoding cytochrome c oxidase, cbb3-type, CcoQ subunit, giving the protein MDVNTFSAYAYFFFTVFLVVVLYSYIYHLYSSEKKGRRNYEKYGDMALNDDITDNPVESVSENEETKKEEA; this is encoded by the coding sequence GTGGATGTCAACACCTTTTCGGCGTATGCCTACTTCTTCTTTACGGTGTTCTTGGTGGTGGTGCTATATAGCTACATCTACCACCTCTATAGCAGCGAGAAGAAAGGGCGTCGCAATTACGAGAAGTATGGTGATATGGCGCTCAATGACGATATTACCGATAATCCGGTAGAAAGCGTCTCGGAAAACGAAGAGACGAAAAAAGAGGAGGCATAA
- a CDS encoding c-type cytochrome — MNKLYILGALFIVILLGITWQMAGGILGGKDYMGALALLGAAATAIIAVVVVTKYVRQMQMDTASGELAEENWDGIGEYKNELPFGWAIIFAGLVIWAVWYFVAGYPVNAYSQIGEYNEEVATHDAEFNAKYADMDADTKVEMGNSVFIVQCAPCHGLAADGIDGKAANLNQRLEVTTVKYVIENGSNNQLLGTEMPMPDRNGLFNANTGALITDAEIDTVSKYVANGMKGAGADIFAGTCAACHGADGMGQPYVAPSVAAFTPELVVNVLNHGKKGAIGAMPAFANLTDIQKEALGAYVTSLSK; from the coding sequence ATGAATAAGCTGTATATTTTAGGTGCCCTGTTCATTGTGATCCTGCTGGGAATCACATGGCAGATGGCCGGGGGCATTCTCGGCGGCAAGGACTATATGGGTGCACTGGCGCTTCTGGGTGCGGCAGCGACGGCGATCATCGCGGTTGTTGTGGTTACCAAGTATGTTCGCCAAATGCAGATGGACACCGCTTCTGGTGAACTTGCAGAAGAGAACTGGGACGGCATCGGTGAGTATAAAAACGAACTGCCGTTCGGCTGGGCGATCATCTTCGCCGGCCTGGTCATCTGGGCGGTTTGGTACTTTGTTGCCGGCTACCCGGTCAACGCCTATTCACAGATCGGTGAATACAATGAAGAAGTGGCAACGCATGACGCGGAGTTCAACGCGAAATACGCTGACATGGACGCTGATACGAAAGTTGAGATGGGGAACTCGGTCTTTATCGTTCAGTGTGCTCCGTGTCACGGTCTCGCGGCAGACGGTATCGACGGCAAAGCGGCGAACCTGAACCAGCGTCTTGAAGTCACCACGGTCAAATACGTTATCGAGAACGGTTCCAACAACCAGCTGCTCGGTACGGAAATGCCGATGCCGGATCGCAACGGTCTGTTCAATGCGAACACGGGTGCGCTGATCACGGATGCGGAGATCGACACGGTTTCCAAATACGTTGCTAACGGCATGAAAGGCGCCGGTGCTGATATCTTTGCCGGAACTTGTGCGGCATGTCACGGTGCGGACGGTATGGGTCAGCCTTACGTTGCGCCGAGCGTTGCAGCATTTACGCCGGAACTGGTTGTCAATGTTCTGAACCACGGTAAGAAGGGTGCGATCGGTGCAATGCCGGCCTTTGCCAACCTGACCGACATTCAGAAAGAAGCGCTGGGTGCATACGTGACCAGCCTGAGTAAATAA
- a CDS encoding DUF4006 family protein: protein MENTNRGVFALDGVTGMLIATVLLLGILVYLTMMALGAQQANADKFYKIENEKSIQMINKDNAAKRVLVN from the coding sequence ATGGAAAATACGAATAGAGGTGTTTTCGCGCTTGACGGCGTCACCGGTATGCTCATCGCAACGGTCCTGCTCCTGGGTATCCTGGTCTATCTTACGATGATGGCACTGGGGGCACAGCAGGCTAACGCGGACAAGTTCTACAAAATCGAGAACGAGAAGTCGATCCAGATGATCAACAAAGATAACGCGGCGAAACGCGTTTTGGTTAACTAA
- a CDS encoding 3-dehydroquinate dehydratase gives MTFPRGLAALILTLITSLSLHANFLYKDDVVHNDLFAKQIEAYGDELYGKTGVSLYLVMLHDLEENQTIADLKNILADELQEPFVVLAFVEERKDVEIFAQPSSLYKDFNRKQVLSPNATFADALISAVMFARSWENYNEIMDNYGGTILPILGQKTKGVDTVKKYSVAMYNGYADIADQIAETRNVELSTSAGNEGKIFLDLLRLVFYGIILYALIIFIRNKMRKRKQTDEQ, from the coding sequence TTGACCTTTCCAAGAGGGCTGGCGGCCCTCATCCTCACGCTAATCACTTCCCTGAGTCTCCATGCGAATTTTTTATATAAAGACGATGTCGTCCACAACGATCTTTTTGCCAAGCAGATTGAAGCCTATGGTGACGAGCTCTATGGAAAAACCGGTGTATCGCTCTATCTGGTCATGTTGCACGATCTGGAGGAAAACCAGACGATTGCCGATCTGAAAAACATACTTGCTGACGAGCTGCAAGAGCCGTTTGTCGTTTTGGCTTTCGTTGAAGAGCGCAAAGATGTCGAGATTTTCGCACAGCCGTCGTCATTATATAAGGATTTCAACCGCAAGCAGGTGCTCAGCCCCAACGCAACGTTTGCAGATGCGCTGATCAGTGCCGTGATGTTCGCCCGCAGCTGGGAAAATTACAATGAAATCATGGACAACTACGGCGGGACGATCCTGCCGATTCTCGGCCAGAAAACAAAAGGCGTGGATACGGTCAAAAAGTACTCCGTCGCGATGTACAACGGCTATGCGGATATCGCAGACCAGATCGCCGAGACCCGCAACGTAGAGCTTAGTACTTCCGCAGGAAACGAAGGTAAGATTTTTCTTGATCTTTTGCGTTTAGTCTTTTATGGCATCATTCTTTACGCACTTATAATCTTTATAAGAAATAAGATGAGAAAAAGGAAACAGACTGATGAGCAGTAA
- a CDS encoding FixH family protein, with the protein MSSNPGRKWPWIVVGGILCVVGLSYWTVQKALDNPVQLSDLDMQDYRHFEHDANAIIRNKIAFDKKYELTYVTETFKADGAVVKFKLLTRDGTPVDDANVTLRLTRPGTHAYDMTVALGTVEGGIYTFETVTLPKEGRWDILAQVNIGDDKRYLNLKADTRYPNVFEY; encoded by the coding sequence ATGAGCAGTAACCCCGGGAGAAAATGGCCTTGGATCGTGGTCGGAGGCATTCTGTGTGTCGTGGGACTGAGCTACTGGACGGTGCAGAAAGCGCTCGACAATCCGGTACAGTTGAGCGATCTCGATATGCAGGACTACCGCCACTTTGAACATGACGCCAACGCGATCATCCGTAACAAGATCGCCTTTGACAAGAAGTATGAACTCACCTATGTGACGGAGACATTCAAAGCCGACGGCGCCGTCGTCAAGTTCAAGCTGCTGACACGCGACGGGACACCCGTGGATGACGCGAATGTCACGCTGCGTCTGACCCGTCCGGGTACCCATGCGTATGACATGACCGTCGCCCTGGGGACGGTCGAGGGCGGCATCTACACCTTCGAGACGGTCACCCTGCCCAAAGAGGGGCGTTGGGATATCCTCGCCCAGGTCAATATCGGTGACGACAAGCGCTACCTGAACCTCAAAGCCGATACCCGCTACCCCAACGTCTTCGAATACTGA
- a CDS encoding PD-(D/E)XK nuclease family protein, producing the protein MTTVLPTSRAIREQLLELRSQNTLLQRFMTMGELMSRAVVVEGFGNVDPDTRTLTLLEAADFDAFSELKIERNFFTFTRNAAYLFRFFEELSGELVDIDALDSADTYGDFAEHIAILKLLRERYRQLCFERKILDRIFVPELYRLNRAWVEAQGAMEVLAEGYLTNFELQLLREIAGLVPLTLRFDATPYNGKMQQKLAELGVETAVGNQYQIDLASLSIAETVPLRHEASIKAMPLSERILQSAFVKQKVYEMISEGIVPERIAVVLPDEGFVPLLRGFDAEGNFNFAMGEGVQQSLFVRRCEALMAFAEHPGVENTMRLERLFGEGYRAMISLYAEGCDSDRFTEVTEALLEGESEAVGAIVREERFYFERLIPRLGESSLRSLLHLFINRVRGRSLDDVRGGKVTVMGVLETRGCRFDGVIIVDFNDAYVPHRSDKDLFINSLVRGRAGLPTTGEREALQKQFYYQLISRARRVEISYVSNETTLPSRFLKEMGIDTERRYADDAWAEILFSRTPKRSLPVEAVEADYDFSARPLSATALKTFLECRRRFYHRYVAAIAPHELPREMPEEHAIGNALHNALRDVYAEQEQYRDAKTLKAAVAQALAAHSGGSPLERFLEQLWLKKLDPFFEHEINRFAEVRVKACETKLTMEHAGLTLEGRIDRIDHGPEGLEVLDYKSGKYPLYTVKTVENATDFQLEFYALLSEQQGEVAYAGYYDLNSGEIICDPLHGRKRELLNEHLAELRETKRFSFDMTEELSACRFCDYAHLCQREMQ; encoded by the coding sequence GTGACGACGGTATTGCCGACATCCCGCGCCATCAGGGAACAGCTGCTGGAACTGCGCTCCCAAAACACGCTGTTGCAGCGTTTCATGACGATGGGCGAACTGATGTCGCGGGCGGTCGTCGTCGAGGGCTTCGGGAACGTCGACCCTGACACCCGGACCCTGACGCTGCTTGAAGCCGCGGACTTCGACGCCTTCTCCGAACTCAAAATCGAGCGCAACTTCTTTACTTTCACCCGCAACGCCGCCTACCTTTTCCGCTTTTTCGAAGAGCTCTCCGGGGAACTTGTCGACATCGACGCCCTCGACAGCGCAGATACCTACGGGGACTTCGCCGAGCACATCGCCATCTTGAAGCTGCTGCGCGAGCGCTACCGGCAGCTCTGCTTCGAGCGCAAGATCCTCGACCGCATCTTCGTGCCGGAACTCTACCGGCTGAACCGCGCGTGGGTAGAGGCGCAGGGCGCCATGGAGGTGCTTGCCGAGGGGTATTTGACGAATTTCGAGCTGCAACTCCTGCGGGAGATCGCCGGACTGGTGCCGCTGACGCTGCGTTTTGATGCGACGCCCTATAACGGGAAAATGCAGCAGAAGCTTGCTGAGCTCGGGGTGGAGACGGCGGTGGGAAATCAGTACCAGATCGATCTCGCCTCGCTGTCGATCGCGGAGACGGTGCCGCTGCGGCACGAGGCAAGCATCAAGGCGATGCCGCTCTCCGAGCGGATTTTGCAGTCGGCTTTTGTCAAGCAGAAAGTGTACGAGATGATTTCGGAGGGGATCGTACCGGAACGGATCGCCGTCGTGCTGCCGGACGAGGGGTTTGTCCCGTTGCTGCGGGGTTTCGATGCGGAAGGGAACTTCAACTTCGCCATGGGCGAAGGGGTGCAGCAGAGCCTCTTCGTACGACGCTGCGAGGCGCTGATGGCCTTTGCCGAACACCCCGGCGTCGAGAACACGATGCGGCTTGAGCGGCTTTTCGGGGAGGGGTACCGCGCTATGATCTCGCTGTATGCCGAGGGGTGCGACAGCGACCGCTTCACGGAGGTGACCGAGGCGCTGCTTGAGGGCGAATCCGAAGCGGTCGGCGCCATCGTGCGCGAAGAGCGTTTCTATTTCGAGCGGCTGATCCCGAGGCTGGGGGAGAGTTCTCTGCGCTCGCTGCTACACCTCTTTATCAACCGGGTGCGAGGAAGGAGCCTGGACGACGTACGCGGGGGGAAGGTGACCGTGATGGGTGTGCTGGAAACAAGGGGCTGCCGATTCGACGGGGTGATCATCGTCGATTTCAATGACGCCTACGTGCCCCACAGAAGCGACAAGGATCTCTTCATCAACTCCCTGGTGCGGGGACGGGCGGGGCTTCCGACGACGGGGGAGCGCGAAGCGCTGCAGAAACAGTTCTATTACCAGCTCATCTCCCGCGCCAGACGGGTGGAGATCAGCTACGTCTCCAACGAGACGACCCTGCCGAGCCGCTTTCTCAAAGAGATGGGGATCGACACGGAGCGCCGCTACGCCGACGATGCCTGGGCGGAGATTCTCTTTTCCCGCACGCCGAAGCGTTCGCTGCCGGTCGAGGCAGTCGAAGCCGATTACGATTTTTCCGCCCGGCCGCTCTCCGCGACGGCACTGAAAACCTTCCTGGAGTGCCGCCGCCGTTTCTATCACCGCTACGTTGCCGCGATTGCGCCCCACGAACTGCCGAGGGAGATGCCCGAGGAGCACGCGATCGGCAACGCCCTGCACAACGCCCTGCGCGACGTCTATGCGGAACAGGAGCAGTACCGTGATGCGAAAACGCTCAAGGCCGCCGTGGCCCAGGCCCTTGCAGCGCACAGCGGCGGCAGCCCGCTGGAGCGATTTCTGGAGCAGCTGTGGCTCAAAAAACTGGACCCTTTCTTTGAACATGAGATCAACCGCTTCGCCGAGGTGCGGGTCAAAGCGTGCGAGACAAAGCTGACGATGGAACACGCCGGACTGACGCTTGAAGGACGGATCGACCGCATCGACCACGGGCCGGAGGGGTTGGAGGTGCTGGATTATAAAAGCGGGAAGTACCCCCTCTACACGGTCAAAACCGTCGAAAACGCGACGGATTTCCAGCTGGAGTTCTACGCCCTGCTGTCGGAGCAGCAGGGCGAGGTCGCCTACGCGGGCTATTATGACCTGAACAGCGGGGAGATTATCTGCGACCCGCTGCACGGCCGCAAACGCGAGCTGCTTAATGAACATTTGGCGGAGCTGCGCGAGACGAAACGCTTCAGTTTCGACATGACTGAAGAGCTTTCGGCCTGCCGCTTCTGCGACTATGCCCACCTCTGCCAAAGGGAGATGCAGTGA
- a CDS encoding RecB-like helicase has protein sequence MSGFVPFQALMASAGSGKTFSLVVRYLSLLFMGESPDEIVALTFTNKAANEMQERLIEALTHLHERDELKEIAALCGADDTAILQRRPEVLKRLLAADTKVMTIDSFFARILRKFALHAGIMPNFGTFEAQHELKVMARFLKLCEIEGKENTLVAMAQISAKRVSDIFGLLDALYAKAPQLRHLQFEAAAMAPHEARAMALHAQLVALFGGKALSDRGRKALEAESVEALIGKTWTVKPSLEYWDFKKHHDPQMDVLLQQLQGALQGYMQAKEQTFFAHLFELLDLYKSAKLTVAKEDNELSFDDITALVYYLLGERIDREFLYFRLDSHISHLLLDEFQDTSVLQFEILQPLVEEMVSGSGVREHHSFFLVGDVKQSIYRFRGGTKELFGAVTGRYGLTVDSLRTNWRSSVNVVTFVNDTFRGRIDGYEDQLTKPGARPGYVEIVEDETPLEGMTAIVERLLALGAAPGEIAVLTATNKDGGAVQETLNARQIDVVTETTSRLIAQRRVRAVIEYLKYCYFDAEIYARNFCALADIAVQPLPRPARAFDAPAEAVREVTVRFGLFDGDLNIVRFLEVLERFRDLEAFLFEHERIDTKAVTQEREGVRVLTVHKSKGLEYPYVVVLDRLGRKKADTAPILYAYEGVELRTLYLRQSKRAEFDPGYAAALEREAALADDDALNALYVAFTRARENLYVVRKPKESMFERLGLTPMTLGEEGVLAAAPALPEAPRDIPYTPLALGRQTEVVSAEKAAVAEEPFAVTFGLAMHYALEMMAAFEPEALAAAMTAVTNRYGALLDGGVFETIRARLTRLLGDETFRRLVEGEIAREQPLMYEGELRYLDLLVRQEERWVVIDYKSARRYESEHREQVGFYVKAVRAITEMPVEGYLCYVLEEGVEIVGV, from the coding sequence GTGAGCGGTTTTGTTCCTTTCCAGGCCCTGATGGCCAGTGCGGGCAGCGGGAAGACCTTCAGCCTTGTCGTGCGCTACCTCAGCCTCCTCTTTATGGGGGAGAGCCCCGACGAGATCGTTGCATTGACCTTTACGAACAAGGCGGCCAACGAGATGCAGGAGCGTCTGATCGAGGCGTTGACGCATCTGCACGAGCGCGATGAACTGAAAGAGATCGCGGCACTCTGCGGTGCGGACGACACGGCGATCCTGCAGCGGCGTCCCGAGGTATTGAAACGGCTCTTGGCCGCCGATACGAAGGTGATGACGATTGACAGTTTCTTCGCGCGGATTCTGCGGAAATTCGCCCTGCACGCGGGGATCATGCCGAACTTCGGCACCTTCGAGGCGCAGCATGAGCTGAAGGTGATGGCGCGTTTTCTGAAGCTCTGCGAGATCGAGGGGAAGGAGAATACCCTCGTCGCGATGGCGCAAATCAGCGCGAAACGGGTCAGCGATATCTTCGGCCTCCTCGATGCCCTCTACGCCAAGGCGCCGCAGCTGCGTCATCTGCAGTTCGAGGCGGCGGCGATGGCTCCGCACGAGGCGCGGGCGATGGCGCTGCATGCGCAGCTGGTGGCACTGTTTGGGGGCAAGGCGCTGAGCGACCGGGGGCGCAAAGCGCTGGAGGCGGAGAGCGTCGAGGCGCTGATCGGCAAAACCTGGACGGTGAAGCCCTCTTTGGAGTACTGGGACTTCAAAAAGCACCATGATCCCCAGATGGACGTGCTGTTACAGCAGCTGCAGGGGGCGCTTCAGGGGTATATGCAGGCCAAAGAGCAGACCTTCTTCGCCCATCTCTTTGAACTGCTCGATCTCTATAAGAGTGCGAAGCTCACCGTGGCCAAAGAGGACAATGAGCTCAGCTTCGACGACATCACGGCCCTGGTCTACTACCTGCTGGGCGAGCGCATCGACCGGGAGTTTCTCTATTTCCGCCTTGACAGCCACATCTCCCACCTGCTACTCGACGAGTTTCAGGACACCTCGGTCCTGCAGTTTGAGATTTTGCAGCCGCTCGTGGAGGAAATGGTCTCGGGCAGCGGGGTGCGCGAACACCACTCCTTCTTCCTCGTCGGGGACGTCAAGCAGTCCATCTACCGCTTCCGCGGCGGCACCAAGGAGCTGTTCGGGGCGGTGACCGGCAGGTACGGGCTCACGGTCGACTCGCTGCGGACGAACTGGCGCAGCAGCGTGAACGTCGTCACCTTCGTCAACGACACCTTCCGCGGTCGCATCGACGGCTACGAGGATCAGCTCACCAAGCCGGGGGCGCGCCCGGGCTACGTGGAGATCGTCGAGGACGAAACGCCGCTGGAGGGGATGACAGCCATCGTCGAACGGCTGCTGGCCCTCGGGGCCGCTCCCGGGGAGATCGCCGTACTGACGGCGACGAACAAGGACGGCGGCGCCGTCCAGGAGACGCTCAACGCCCGGCAGATCGACGTGGTGACAGAGACGACCTCGCGGCTGATCGCGCAGCGGCGGGTCCGCGCGGTGATCGAATACCTCAAATACTGCTATTTCGACGCGGAGATCTATGCCCGAAACTTCTGCGCCCTGGCCGACATCGCGGTGCAGCCGCTGCCGCGGCCCGCGCGCGCCTTTGACGCGCCGGCGGAAGCCGTACGGGAGGTGACCGTGCGTTTCGGGCTTTTTGACGGGGATCTGAACATCGTCCGTTTCCTGGAGGTGCTGGAGCGCTTCCGTGACCTGGAGGCCTTTTTGTTCGAACACGAACGTATCGATACGAAGGCCGTCACCCAGGAGCGCGAGGGGGTGCGGGTGCTGACGGTCCACAAGTCGAAGGGGCTGGAGTACCCCTATGTCGTCGTGCTCGACCGGCTGGGGCGCAAAAAAGCGGACACGGCCCCGATCCTCTATGCCTACGAGGGGGTGGAGCTGCGCACGCTCTATCTGCGCCAGAGCAAACGGGCCGAGTTCGACCCCGGGTACGCCGCGGCGCTGGAACGCGAAGCCGCCCTGGCGGATGATGATGCCCTCAACGCCCTCTATGTCGCCTTTACCCGGGCCCGGGAGAATCTTTATGTCGTGCGCAAACCCAAAGAGTCGATGTTCGAGCGGCTCGGCCTTACGCCGATGACGCTGGGCGAGGAGGGGGTGCTGGCCGCCGCGCCGGCGCTGCCGGAGGCGCCGAGGGATATCCCCTATACACCCCTGGCCCTCGGACGGCAGACGGAGGTCGTTAGCGCCGAAAAGGCGGCCGTCGCGGAGGAGCCCTTCGCCGTCACCTTCGGGCTGGCGATGCATTATGCGCTGGAGATGATGGCCGCCTTCGAGCCCGAGGCCCTGGCGGCGGCGATGACCGCCGTCACCAACCGCTACGGGGCACTGCTCGACGGCGGCGTATTTGAGACGATACGCGCAAGGCTGACGCGCCTGCTGGGCGATGAAACCTTCCGCCGCCTCGTCGAGGGGGAGATCGCCCGGGAGCAGCCGCTGATGTATGAGGGGGAGCTGCGCTACCTCGACCTGCTGGTGCGCCAGGAGGAGCGCTGGGTCGTCATCGATTACAAAAGCGCGCGCCGCTACGAGTCCGAACACCGCGAACAGGTCGGGTTCTACGTCAAGGCGGTTCGGGCGATCACGGAGATGCCGGTGGAAGGGTACCTCTGTTATGTGCTGGAAGAGGGGGTGGAGATCGTTGGGGTGTGA
- the rplM gene encoding 50S ribosomal protein L13, whose product MKFTKIASPEQIERNWVLIDAEGKTFGRLITEVATRLRGKDKPYFTPNVDCGDFVVIINASKAKFNGAGKVANKEYFTHSGYFGSTKSVKMTELLEKNPEKLYKLATRGMLPKTKLGRAMLKKLKVYAGEEHPHTAQIAK is encoded by the coding sequence ATGAAATTTACGAAAATTGCATCGCCTGAGCAGATCGAGCGCAACTGGGTGCTGATCGATGCTGAAGGCAAAACATTCGGCCGTCTGATCACGGAAGTCGCGACGCGCCTCCGCGGTAAAGACAAGCCATATTTCACACCGAACGTTGACTGCGGCGACTTCGTCGTCATCATCAACGCTTCCAAAGCGAAGTTCAACGGTGCGGGCAAAGTCGCAAACAAAGAGTATTTCACGCACAGCGGTTACTTCGGTAGCACAAAGAGCGTCAAGATGACCGAGCTTCTCGAGAAGAACCCGGAAAAACTCTACAAGCTGGCTACACGCGGTATGCTTCCGAAAACGAAGCTCGGCCGTGCAATGCTGAAAAAACTCAAAGTCTATGCAGGCGAGGAACACCCTCACACTGCACAGATCGCTAAGTAA
- the rpsI gene encoding 30S ribosomal protein S9, whose translation MAKTYATGRRKSSIAKVWLTPGTGKITVNGLSLDAWLGGLEAKKLRVKQPLAMTKQDSSVDIVATTLGGGFGGQADALRHGISRALVKYDETFRAVLKPAGMMTRDSRVVERKKPGKRKARRSPQFSKR comes from the coding sequence ATGGCAAAAACATACGCAACTGGACGCCGCAAGTCTTCCATCGCAAAAGTATGGCTGACGCCGGGTACGGGCAAGATTACCGTAAACGGTCTCTCCCTTGATGCCTGGCTGGGCGGTCTCGAAGCAAAAAAACTGCGTGTCAAGCAGCCGCTGGCAATGACGAAGCAGGACAGCTCTGTTGATATCGTCGCCACAACACTCGGCGGCGGTTTCGGCGGCCAGGCCGACGCGCTTCGCCACGGGATCTCCCGTGCCCTCGTCAAGTACGACGAAACGTTCCGTGCGGTCCTCAAACCGGCGGGTATGATGACACGTGACTCACGCGTCGTCGAACGTAAGAAACCGGGTAAACGCAAAGCACGCCGTTCACCGCAGTTCTCCAAGCGTTAA